GAATTTCCATGCCTTTGGGAATAATCACTTCGCGAGTAGACATCACGAATTCCTTTATGATGTTTGATTGAGAAAGAGTATGAGGTTTAGCAGTAAAGCCTAGTTTAGATCAATTTAAAAGGTAAAAATAAAAGCGATCGCGCACCTGAAGAAGAAGCTGATGAATTTTTACATACACCGTCTGCAATGTTAATGTATCGACTTACATTGTGAATGCATCGCTTTACATTGTGAATGTATCGACCTGCAATATATGTGTCGCATTATTTTTTCAAGTTGATATAACGTCCAGTAGGCGTACCTGTAACCTGTCCTCGATCATAAATTTTGTTTCCTCGCAAAAAGGTTGTTTTGACTTTTCCCGTCAACTCTATCCCTTCAAACGGCGTATAGCCTTGCTGTGACTCGGACTCAGCAGCACGGACAACAAAGGTTTCGCTAGGATCTAATAGTACTAAATCTGCATCATAACCAACTGCAATATCACCTTTTGAACCCAATCCAAATCTTTGGGCAGGATTCCAGCTTAATAACTCAGCCATATGATTGTAGGACATGCCACGCTTGCTACCTTCACTAAAAACACCGGAAAGCAAGTATTCTGTGCCACCAAAGCCAGATTTAGCTAACCAAATATTATTCGGATCTTTCTGAGAGGCTTTTTTCTCGGCTGAACAACAGGCGTGATCGCTGACGATCCAATCAACTTGACGATTGAGTACAGCTTGCCACAGATATTCTACATCTGCACGGGAACGAATGGGGGGGTTCACCTTTGCCCATTTACCCGTAGGTGTATCTACATCTAATAAAAGATGTCCCACAGTTACTTCCCGACGGAAATTGATGTGAGGAAAGATTGTTTGCATCATTAAAGCAGCTTCCACTGCTTTGCGAGAACTGAGGTGTAATAAATTGATATTAAGACAATTAGTTTCGTGCGCTAAGTAAGAAGCAATGCAGATGGCTAACCCTTCAGAATGTGGTGGACGCGCTGCACTGTATGCTTTTAAACCAGTGAGGCTGGAGTCTTGCTGGACAATTTTAGTGTAAGCATTAAGGATTTCGGCGACTTCGCAATGAAGACTCAGACTCA
Above is a genomic segment from Fischerella sp. JS2 containing:
- a CDS encoding amidohydrolase family protein, whose product is MSEAPLLDQIVKNVRVVRPNYDSVELLDLGIKDGKFAQIAPHIRPDEGKEIFDAQNLLGFPGVVDAHMHIGIYQPLDKDAVTETKAAATGGVTTSLNYIRTGQYYLNKGGSYKDFFPEVLALSQGNFFVDYGYHIAPISAIHIDEMQMLFEEYGIGSFKIFMFYGGYGLHGLSDQQNLFLMINKQERYDFAHFEFIMRGLTKLRELYPEASDRLSLSLHCEVAEILNAYTKIVQQDSSLTGLKAYSAARPPHSEGLAICIASYLAHETNCLNINLLHLSSRKAVEAALMMQTIFPHINFRREVTVGHLLLDVDTPTGKWAKVNPPIRSRADVEYLWQAVLNRQVDWIVSDHACCSAEKKASQKDPNNIWLAKSGFGGTEYLLSGVFSEGSKRGMSYNHMAELLSWNPAQRFGLGSKGDIAVGYDADLVLLDPSETFVVRAAESESQQGYTPFEGIELTGKVKTTFLRGNKIYDRGQVTGTPTGRYINLKK